TAAATACATAGTCTTGTTCAGGACTGATCGTCTTAAGTGCCTCAGCCCAGATCTGTGCTTGTTCAGGCAGATGTGACTTCAACAACATATAAGCTCTCATCATGAGCACTGGATAAAAATCAGGGTGGTTGTCAGGTGCGCTACCATTGACTATGGCATCAATGCTCTGTGATAGTGCTGCCGCTGCGGATTGAAGCAGATCTGTACGCCCTGCATCAACCAGAACTGCCGCAGCCATCGCATAGGCCGGTGTAGAATAATACCTCTCCACACCCGAGAACGGATCGATAATTGCGCCTTGGCTGTCCTGATATGGTGTGTAAGCGCGAACAACACTCTCAACAAGTGCCAACTTGCGCTCCCTATTCCAGCCGTCTGCTGGAGGGGGGCCCGCTTGTTCTGCCAATGTACGGTAATGTTCGAGTTCGTCTTTCCATGGATACGTGGACGCAGATGTATATTTACTCACGCATGCTCACCTCGGTTTCTCCCATTTTCGATTCAATGATGAAGCGTACCTCACATACCGTTTCAAGCGGATTAGGACGTTCTGTCCGAACATCCGTCTCATCGATCACACCTGTCCATGATAGTGACGTCCGATAGAATGTGACTGGGACATTGTCATGATCAACTGTGTTCATAACCTCCGTAAAAACCTGCCACTGGTTCGCATCATACGTCATATGGACCGTTCCATGTATGCCTTGCCAGCGAAGATTACCGCTCTTCACCACCTCAGGCTGTACTCTGCTCATCCATCGCTCCACTACGCTCGAACATCCTGCATCTGAAACATCCACCGAAGAGAATCGTTCTGCCGAAGACACCATCCTGCTCTTCCATTGAAAACGGTCAATGAGACGCAATTCCGCTCCATTCCAGCTCCTGTCAGAAGCCATCTTCCAATGAAATTGGCGCGTATAACGAGCCAGTGAAGCAGCTCCAGAGTAAGCGGATGTCAGATCCAATGTTGTATTCAGCTCACCGCCACCCTCTGCCAGCTTTGCCTCTGAAACATGGGCTTGCGCTTGTCGGCCCGAACTTTGCTCCTGGCCTTCAATGAGCGGAACGTTATGCCCGGATGAGGAGATGTGTAACAACTGCTCTCTGCCTGGTGCAAAATACGCTTGGGTATACAACCCTGCTCCTGGATCACACAGAATATTCTCACCACCGCAATGGATAATGAACTGCCCCAGATCATTATGGTTGTGAGGTTCATCGTTATGCCCGCCTTTAATGGAAATAGCCACATGAAGGGGGCCGCCATTCGCATGTTTTGTATCCGGAGAATCAAGTGAGCCTTTTGCAATCATCCAGCCCAGATTTTGAAAAATAAATCCCCGTTCAGCCTGCGCAGAGGCACCTTCATCACCGTATACTGCCGGATCGCTCCACATCACGTTCCGCAATAGATGAGCCCAGCGATGACAGGGATCATCTGTAAGCAGTGGAATATGAAGCGGCAGATCCACCTGCAACCCGACCCGGGATGCGAGCAGGGAGAGTAATCCGGAAGGGATCTCTTCCTGCTCGGCACTGTCCGAATAATTCACGAATGTGCCACCCGACAGATGAACTCGCAACGGGAAGGTTGCGATGTCTGCGATTTTGGGACCCGCCAGCAGATCTAGTTCGCCCTCACTATACTCACGAAGCATCTCGGCATAATAGGTGAAATAACCAAAGCCATATACCCAATATCCAATGCCTTCGGCACAGCCGCCATCCTCGCCATATCCGCTCAGGAATGCGTTCATACAGCTGACCGTATGGGAGATCGATTCCCGTAGCGTGGACTCATCCTCGAGCAGCAACAATGCGGCCATGCCACAGCAGCCACCACAGACTGCCGACCAATTGTGATCCGCTGTCTGCCAGTGGAACTTCCGTTGCTCCTGGTAAAGCGGGATGAAGATTCGCCGTTCTGCTTCAGACCTGATCCGTTCTATGACAAGGCGATCCAGCCGCTCGGCGTGAATGGTCACAATCTCAGCCAGCATATGTACCGTCTCTGCGGCGAACAGATCGATGTTTCCATTCACCTGGTTGACCTCTCCCGTACCCAGATGCGCGGGCAAACACCACGTATACTCACCACACACTTCCCACAACATTTCTTCCAGCGCCTGCAGTGCATCCGGCCTAGCTGTGTCTAATGCGAGCATCACCACAGCAGCAAGCCTGCCCCTACGATCGAAATAAACCTCTTCATAGGCTTTCCGCTCACCCATATCGCTGAACTGTCGATATAAACGGAACGACAAGGAAGGCATGGGTTCTTTCAAGGCGCGTTCACCGTAAGCCTTCAAGTCTGTGTATAACGTGGCCAATTCAGGCCGGGATAACTTATCCAAGAGTCTGTTGGCACTTAAGGAACTCAATGCTTTGCTCTCAGTTCCTCGTTGGTTTATATTTTCATTTTCGACTTCGTGAATGGAATCTTCCACTGGATTCACCACTCTTCGTTTATGGATTGTCATGCCCATATTATAATGTAATCGATTTCATTTTACCGGATATGATAGCACTTTTGAAGAATTATCCATTACAACCCTTTCCACGATGTTACGTCCTTCTCCTTCCCAACACAAAAAAAACGAAGAACCTTCGTCAGGTCCTCCGTTGCATTCTGCCTGTCACCACAGGCTTTTATGGCTATCTCATATTCTTAACTTTTCTATATCCTCAACTGATCCTGAATACCTTTAACGCTGCTGCCCATATCGCAACTGTCCGCTGTTGTTATTACACAATCGCAAGCGGAGAATTCTGTACAACAGACAACCATTGGCGTGCAATCAGCTCATGACCTGCTGCGGTTGGATGTACGCCATCCCATAACCAGTACGCTGCATCCGCCTGCTTCAGAGCGTCATTAAACGTCTGCTGCAATGGTACCCACACAGCTCCAAATTCTTCAGCAAGACCTTGGGCCAGCTTCTGATATTGACCGATGTACTCTTCCCAGGCTTCCCATTTCTCCGCGGTCGCTCCGGTTCTCAGAATAAACGGCTCCATCAAAATCAGTCCCGTATCTGGCATCACTTCCCGAGTTTCTTCGAGCAAATGGCGATACGCCCGTCCGAAACGATCCGTTACCCCGCTAGGTTCACCATTCATCGTGCGCCAGGCATCATTAACCCCAATCAGGATGCTGATCAGGTCCGGTTTTAGACTAATGGTATCCTCATTCCAGCGTGCGTACAGATCCGATGCCCGATCCCCGCTGATGCCTCTGTTATAGAAGGTCTTTTGCTTGCCCGCCAGTTCCATACCCAGTTTGCTGGAGATCAGATACGCATATCCGTGTCCGAG
The nucleotide sequence above comes from Paenibacillus sp. W2I17. Encoded proteins:
- a CDS encoding heparinase II/III family protein; translation: MEDSIHEVENENINQRGTESKALSSLSANRLLDKLSRPELATLYTDLKAYGERALKEPMPSLSFRLYRQFSDMGERKAYEEVYFDRRGRLAAVVMLALDTARPDALQALEEMLWEVCGEYTWCLPAHLGTGEVNQVNGNIDLFAAETVHMLAEIVTIHAERLDRLVIERIRSEAERRIFIPLYQEQRKFHWQTADHNWSAVCGGCCGMAALLLLEDESTLRESISHTVSCMNAFLSGYGEDGGCAEGIGYWVYGFGYFTYYAEMLREYSEGELDLLAGPKIADIATFPLRVHLSGGTFVNYSDSAEQEEIPSGLLSLLASRVGLQVDLPLHIPLLTDDPCHRWAHLLRNVMWSDPAVYGDEGASAQAERGFIFQNLGWMIAKGSLDSPDTKHANGGPLHVAISIKGGHNDEPHNHNDLGQFIIHCGGENILCDPGAGLYTQAYFAPGREQLLHISSSGHNVPLIEGQEQSSGRQAQAHVSEAKLAEGGGELNTTLDLTSAYSGAASLARYTRQFHWKMASDRSWNGAELRLIDRFQWKSRMVSSAERFSSVDVSDAGCSSVVERWMSRVQPEVVKSGNLRWQGIHGTVHMTYDANQWQVFTEVMNTVDHDNVPVTFYRTSLSWTGVIDETDVRTERPNPLETVCEVRFIIESKMGETEVSMRE
- a CDS encoding SGNH/GDSL hydrolase family protein is translated as MSTSPSVILFQGDSITDGGRSRNDDPNHFLGHGYAYLISSKLGMELAGKQKTFYNRGISGDRASDLYARWNEDTISLKPDLISILIGVNDAWRTMNGEPSGVTDRFGRAYRHLLEETREVMPDTGLILMEPFILRTGATAEKWEAWEEYIGQYQKLAQGLAEEFGAVWVPLQQTFNDALKQADAAYWLWDGVHPTAAGHELIARQWLSVVQNSPLAIV